One Sphingobium sp. Z007 genomic region harbors:
- a CDS encoding SDR family NAD(P)-dependent oxidoreductase: protein MSDHFTLPANGSFSFAGRTALVTGGGRGVGEAVAREIHAGGGRVAVSDVDSAVAQAVAASLDPSGETAIALTLDVREKAHFLAARDQMAGLWGKVDIVVNNAGFAKRTPTQDISPEEFDAIVQINMRSVFLSCQIFSDHMRENGYGRIVNITSLAGQNGGTVASPHYAASKAGAIMLTKYFARYLAGTGVTVNAIAPGPIDTAKARLSAEQIAQVEGEVPVGRFMEVGEIAAATALLASDRGGFFVGATLDMNGGLYLR from the coding sequence ATGAGCGATCACTTCACGCTGCCGGCCAACGGCAGTTTTTCCTTTGCAGGCCGCACTGCGCTGGTGACCGGCGGCGGCCGTGGTGTGGGCGAGGCGGTGGCGCGCGAAATCCATGCCGGGGGCGGTCGCGTGGCCGTCAGCGATGTGGACAGCGCTGTGGCGCAGGCGGTAGCAGCCTCGCTCGATCCGTCGGGCGAGACGGCGATCGCCTTGACGCTGGACGTGCGGGAGAAGGCGCATTTCCTCGCTGCGCGGGATCAGATGGCGGGCCTGTGGGGCAAGGTCGACATCGTGGTGAACAATGCCGGCTTCGCCAAGCGCACGCCGACGCAGGACATCAGCCCCGAAGAGTTCGACGCGATCGTGCAGATCAACATGCGCAGCGTATTCCTGAGCTGCCAGATATTTTCCGACCATATGCGCGAGAATGGCTATGGCCGGATCGTCAATATCACGTCGCTCGCCGGGCAGAATGGCGGGACGGTGGCTTCCCCCCATTATGCCGCTTCCAAGGCCGGGGCGATCATGCTGACCAAATATTTCGCCCGCTATCTGGCCGGGACCGGCGTGACCGTGAACGCCATTGCGCCGGGACCGATCGACACGGCCAAGGCGCGACTGTCGGCGGAACAGATCGCACAGGTCGAGGGCGAGGTGCCGGTCGGCCGCTTCATGGAGGTGGGCGAGATTGCGGCGGCGACCGCACTGCTGGCTTCGGATCGCGGTGGGTTCTTCGTGGGCGCCACACTGGACATGAATGGGGGGCTATATTTGCGGTGA
- a CDS encoding aromatic ring-hydroxylating dioxygenase subunit alpha, which yields MFIYNAWYVAAFAADIEPGKTLGRKYLNKAVVLFRTESGEIAALEDRCSHRAMPLSAGHVDGDVIRCCYHGVEFDGKGTCTRIPNQARIPAAANVRHYPVVEKDHLIWIWMGEPALADPSIIVDSPEHDDPAWTWRPYNFPVKANWQLIIDNIMDLTHVPYIHARTIGGNPEQHYNADTKVEFDGRKVTLLRKMPNSIPPKSYIDAGGFKGRVDRWQEVRFEPGIGMTCRVNAGGCDVGTGAYEGKRDNGFMLANNHFITPETETTSHYLWTICTTAPRDSGVPDVLFDQFFDTITEDEETLEAQQRRIDDEPDRAFVGIASDGAVNQARRLLSAMQEAEDGGKVAA from the coding sequence ATGTTCATTTACAACGCATGGTATGTGGCCGCTTTCGCCGCCGATATCGAACCGGGCAAGACGCTGGGGCGCAAATATCTGAACAAGGCGGTCGTGTTGTTCCGCACCGAAAGCGGGGAGATCGCCGCGCTGGAGGACCGGTGCAGCCATCGCGCGATGCCGCTGTCCGCCGGCCATGTCGATGGCGACGTCATCCGCTGCTGCTATCATGGCGTGGAATTTGACGGGAAGGGCACCTGCACCCGCATCCCCAACCAGGCGCGCATTCCCGCCGCCGCCAATGTCCGTCATTATCCGGTGGTGGAAAAGGATCATCTGATCTGGATCTGGATGGGCGAACCGGCGCTGGCCGATCCGTCGATCATCGTCGACAGCCCGGAACATGATGATCCGGCCTGGACGTGGCGGCCCTATAATTTCCCGGTGAAGGCCAATTGGCAGCTGATCATCGACAATATCATGGACCTCACCCATGTGCCCTATATCCATGCGCGCACGATCGGCGGGAATCCGGAACAGCATTATAATGCCGATACCAAGGTCGAGTTCGACGGCCGCAAGGTGACGTTGCTGCGCAAGATGCCCAATTCGATCCCGCCCAAATCCTATATCGACGCTGGCGGCTTCAAGGGCCGGGTCGATCGGTGGCAGGAAGTGCGGTTCGAGCCGGGCATCGGCATGACCTGCCGCGTCAACGCAGGCGGTTGCGATGTCGGCACCGGCGCCTATGAGGGCAAGCGCGACAATGGCTTCATGCTGGCCAACAATCATTTCATCACGCCGGAAACGGAAACGACCAGCCATTATCTGTGGACCATCTGCACCACGGCGCCCAGGGACAGCGGTGTGCCGGACGTGCTGTTCGACCAGTTTTTCGATACCATCACCGAGGATGAAGAAACGCTTGAAGCGCAGCAGCGCCGGATCGACGACGAACCGGACCGGGCGTTCGTGGGCATCGCCAGCGACGGCGCGGTCAACCAGGCGCGGCGGCTGCTCAGCGCGATGCAGGAAGCGGAGGATGGCGGCAAGGTCGCTGCCTGA
- a CDS encoding MerR family transcriptional regulator, which translates to MKMRELEDRTGVHRETIRVYLREGLIPEPERPRKTVADYGEEHVQAILSVRRLQRENRLTLAQIKAIIGGEGTEGRVEASAFDQLEQLVAHRVGVDGPPVTIASLLERYPHAAEDARTLAKIGILDIIETDQGEALSITCAQLVRIWGDMRKAGFDQRLDYTPDILGFYTEAADFVGRWEASTFMERVDGHIDVAEAATMVEHALPLMLDFFGLMRQRAFFRYVEAIRAGKETDRPAGKVMPSSAQP; encoded by the coding sequence ATGAAGATGCGCGAACTGGAGGATCGGACGGGGGTTCATCGGGAGACGATCCGCGTCTATCTGCGCGAAGGATTGATCCCGGAGCCAGAGCGGCCGCGCAAGACGGTTGCCGATTATGGCGAGGAGCATGTCCAGGCGATCCTGTCCGTGCGTCGGCTCCAGCGTGAGAATCGGCTGACACTGGCTCAGATCAAGGCGATCATCGGCGGCGAAGGTACCGAGGGACGGGTTGAGGCCAGCGCGTTCGACCAGTTGGAGCAACTGGTCGCGCATCGCGTCGGCGTGGACGGGCCGCCGGTGACGATCGCGTCGCTGCTGGAACGCTATCCGCATGCGGCGGAGGATGCCCGCACGCTCGCGAAGATCGGCATATTGGATATCATCGAAACGGATCAGGGCGAGGCGCTGAGCATCACCTGCGCGCAGCTGGTGCGTATCTGGGGCGACATGCGCAAGGCCGGGTTCGATCAGCGGCTGGATTACACGCCCGACATACTGGGCTTTTACACCGAGGCGGCGGATTTCGTCGGACGCTGGGAAGCGTCAACCTTCATGGAACGGGTCGACGGACATATCGATGTGGCGGAGGCGGCCACCATGGTCGAACATGCGCTCCCGCTCATGCTGGATTTCTTCGGCCTGATGCGGCAGCGCGCTTTCTTCCGTTATGTCGAGGCGATCCGCGCCGGCAAGGAAACGGATCGCCCGGCGGGCAAGGTCATGCCATCGTCAGCACAGCCTTGA
- a CDS encoding zinc-binding dehydrogenase: MDSGPPVRASSEQLRKQLPNGVDCVLDTSGAVPAIDAGVASLAPLGRLAIVGVPRALDAAISLNILTLLSLGISICGVTEGNADPQTFLPELIALHAKGLFPFEKLITTYRLEDINQAIKDQHDGRCVKAVLTMA, from the coding sequence ATGGACTCCGGTCCTCCAGTTCGCGCATCTTCCGAACAGTTGCGCAAGCAGTTGCCCAATGGCGTCGATTGCGTGCTGGACACGTCGGGCGCGGTCCCGGCGATCGATGCGGGCGTGGCCTCTCTTGCCCCTCTTGGGCGTCTTGCCATCGTCGGCGTGCCCAGGGCGCTGGATGCGGCTATCAGCCTCAACATCCTGACCCTCCTGTCGCTTGGCATCTCGATCTGTGGCGTGACCGAAGGCAATGCCGACCCGCAGACGTTCCTGCCCGAACTGATCGCGCTCCATGCAAAAGGGCTGTTTCCGTTCGAGAAGCTGATAACGACCTATAGGCTGGAAGACATCAACCAAGCGATCAAGGACCAGCATGATGGCCGCTGCGTCAAGGCTGTGCTGACGATGGCATGA
- a CDS encoding MerR family transcriptional regulator, translating to MPEPARPRKTVADYGDEHVQAILAVRRLQGENRLTLAQIKAIIGGEATERRVEASAFDQLGQLVAHRVGEDGPPVMIASLLDRWPHAAQDARTLASIGILDIIETKQGDALSITCAQLVRIWGHMR from the coding sequence ATTCCCGAACCCGCGCGTCCGCGCAAGACCGTCGCTGATTATGGCGACGAGCATGTGCAGGCCATTCTGGCCGTACGGCGACTTCAGGGGGAAAACCGGCTGACGCTGGCGCAGATCAAGGCGATCATCGGCGGAGAGGCAACCGAAAGGCGAGTCGAGGCCAGCGCCTTTGACCAGTTGGGACAGCTGGTCGCGCATCGCGTGGGCGAAGACGGACCGCCGGTGATGATCGCATCGCTGCTGGACCGCTGGCCACACGCCGCGCAGGACGCGCGCACGCTCGCCAGCATCGGCATTTTGGACATCATCGAGACGAAGCAGGGCGATGCGCTGAGCATCACCTGCGCGCAACTGGTCCGCATCTGGGGCCACATGCGGTGA
- a CDS encoding cytochrome P450 gives MATSLDADVRPIIPDDIARIVIAPKSYTDDATIYGAFKWLRDNMPLGIAQVPGYDPIWVVTKHADIKEVERNGKLFHNADHNPILVDQASDAFTREINGGSIRILSSLTYMDPPEHASYRTLTSNWFLPGKISKLEEQIRVLARQSVDNLLSFDGECDFVRDFALHYPLRVIMTLFGVPPEDEPRMLKLTQEFFGVHDPEEQRPEMATDPVVAAKQWAASIEDFYTYFDKLSADRRENPTDDLLSLIANSRINGAPIPRNEANGYYVAIATAGHDTTSSSTAGGLHGMMLYPENWAKVKADPSLIPGLVDEAIRWTSPVKHFMRNATADTQVRGMGIRAMERLMICYPSGNRDEAVFADADRFDITRSPNPHIAFGFGPHMCLGQHLAKLEMRVLFEELLPHLESVELAGDPRMVETNFVGGYKALPIRFTRS, from the coding sequence ATGGCGACTTCGCTGGATGCCGACGTGCGTCCCATCATCCCCGACGACATAGCCCGGATCGTTATCGCGCCCAAAAGCTATACCGACGACGCGACCATTTATGGGGCGTTCAAGTGGCTGCGCGACAATATGCCGCTGGGGATCGCTCAGGTGCCGGGTTACGATCCGATCTGGGTCGTGACTAAACATGCTGACATTAAGGAAGTGGAGCGCAACGGCAAGCTGTTCCACAATGCCGATCACAATCCGATTTTGGTCGATCAGGCGTCCGACGCTTTCACGCGGGAAATCAATGGCGGGTCAATCCGCATCCTGTCGTCGCTGACCTATATGGACCCGCCCGAACATGCGTCCTACCGCACGCTGACGTCCAACTGGTTCCTGCCTGGCAAGATCAGCAAGCTGGAGGAACAGATCCGCGTCCTGGCGCGCCAGTCGGTCGACAATCTGCTGAGCTTCGATGGCGAATGTGATTTCGTCCGCGATTTCGCGCTGCATTATCCGTTGCGCGTCATCATGACGCTGTTCGGCGTGCCGCCGGAAGATGAACCGCGTATGCTCAAGCTGACGCAGGAATTTTTCGGCGTCCATGATCCCGAAGAACAGCGGCCCGAAATGGCGACCGACCCGGTGGTCGCGGCAAAGCAATGGGCGGCCTCGATCGAGGATTTCTACACTTATTTCGACAAGCTGAGCGCCGATCGTCGTGAAAATCCGACCGACGACCTGCTGTCGCTGATCGCCAATTCCCGCATTAACGGCGCGCCGATCCCCCGTAACGAGGCAAATGGCTATTATGTCGCGATCGCTACGGCAGGCCACGATACCACGTCGTCGTCCACCGCAGGCGGTTTGCACGGCATGATGCTCTATCCCGAAAACTGGGCCAAAGTGAAGGCGGACCCTTCTCTCATCCCCGGCCTGGTGGACGAAGCGATCCGCTGGACCAGCCCTGTCAAGCATTTCATGCGCAACGCGACCGCCGATACGCAGGTGCGCGGCATGGGCATTCGCGCGATGGAACGGCTGATGATTTGTTATCCGTCTGGTAACCGGGACGAGGCGGTCTTTGCCGACGCCGACCGTTTCGACATCACCCGGTCGCCCAATCCGCACATCGCCTTTGGCTTTGGCCCGCATATGTGCCTGGGGCAACATCTGGCCAAGCTGGAGATGCGCGTCCTGTTCGAGGAACTGCTGCCGCATCTCGAATCGGTCGAGTTGGCGGGCGACCCGCGCATGGTCGAGACCAATTTCGTCGGCGGGTACAAGGCGTTGCCGATCCGCTTCACCCGAAGCTGA
- a CDS encoding aldehyde dehydrogenase family protein: MLIGGAWEDAGDGRTIAVEDPATGEAFATVPAGTAADVDRAVTKARAAFESAAWSRMRPLDRGKIIEAIARKIEDHAQELALLESYDNGKAVHHALAVDVPAAVDIFRYMAGWASKIYGQVNPISGDGRQYHSYSVREPIGVVGQIVPWNYPLAMAAWKIASALAAGCTIVLKPSEVTPLTALRLAELALEAGLPEGVLNIVTGYGHEAGQALVEHPGIDKIAFTGSTRVGKQIVQTCAKDLKRVTLELGGKSPSLIFADADLDKAAIGAALAIFFNSGQVCLAASRLYVERSVFDKVVDGVAQVAKTFKLGHGRDPDTMLGPLVSKVQQGRVLDYIEQGKASGADLVTGGGTGGRDGYFVEPTIFANPDADASIVREEIFGPVLVATPFDDVEEVVRQANDTRYGLAANIWTRDLSRAHLTARKLQAGTVWINTHGMNDPSAPFGGVKESGWGREVGEEGVLHYTETKTVTALLDD, translated from the coding sequence ATGCTGATCGGCGGGGCTTGGGAAGATGCCGGGGACGGTCGCACCATCGCAGTGGAGGATCCCGCCACGGGCGAGGCTTTCGCGACCGTTCCTGCGGGCACGGCGGCTGATGTGGACCGGGCGGTTACGAAGGCGCGGGCGGCGTTCGAATCCGCAGCGTGGAGCCGGATGCGTCCGCTCGATCGCGGCAAGATCATCGAGGCGATCGCGCGCAAGATCGAGGATCATGCGCAGGAACTGGCGCTGCTCGAAAGCTATGACAATGGCAAGGCAGTGCATCATGCGCTGGCCGTGGACGTGCCCGCTGCCGTCGATATTTTTCGCTACATGGCGGGCTGGGCGTCGAAAATCTATGGCCAGGTAAACCCGATTTCGGGCGATGGCCGTCAATATCACAGCTATTCGGTGCGCGAACCGATCGGCGTCGTTGGGCAGATCGTGCCGTGGAACTATCCGCTGGCCATGGCCGCGTGGAAGATCGCATCGGCATTGGCGGCAGGGTGCACCATCGTGCTCAAGCCGTCGGAAGTCACGCCCCTGACCGCGCTGCGTCTTGCCGAACTGGCGCTGGAGGCAGGGCTGCCCGAAGGCGTGCTGAACATCGTCACCGGCTATGGCCATGAAGCGGGGCAGGCGCTGGTTGAACATCCCGGCATCGACAAGATCGCCTTCACCGGCTCGACCCGCGTGGGCAAGCAGATCGTCCAGACCTGCGCGAAGGATCTCAAGCGGGTTACGCTCGAACTGGGCGGCAAGTCGCCCTCGCTGATCTTTGCCGACGCGGACCTCGACAAGGCGGCGATCGGTGCGGCGCTGGCCATCTTCTTCAACAGCGGTCAGGTATGCCTCGCGGCATCGCGCCTCTATGTCGAACGTTCGGTGTTCGACAAGGTGGTCGACGGCGTGGCCCAGGTCGCCAAGACGTTCAAGCTGGGCCATGGGCGCGATCCCGACACGATGTTGGGGCCATTGGTGTCCAAGGTGCAACAGGGCCGGGTGCTCGATTATATCGAACAGGGCAAGGCGAGCGGCGCGGACCTGGTCACCGGCGGCGGCACCGGTGGTCGCGACGGCTATTTCGTCGAGCCGACCATCTTCGCCAATCCCGACGCCGACGCCAGCATCGTGCGGGAGGAGATTTTCGGCCCGGTGCTGGTCGCCACGCCGTTCGACGATGTCGAGGAAGTGGTCCGTCAAGCCAACGACACCCGTTACGGCCTGGCCGCGAATATCTGGACCCGCGACCTGTCGCGTGCGCACCTGACCGCGCGCAAATTGCAGGCGGGTACGGTGTGGATCAACACCCACGGCATGAACGACCCGTCGGCGCCCTTTGGCGGCGTCAAGGAATCGGGCTGGGGCCGCGAAGTCGGCGAGGAAGGCGTGCTGCATTATACCGAAACCAAGACGGTCACGGCGCTGCTGGACGACTGA
- a CDS encoding TonB-dependent receptor, producing MKTNFSRLMRSAGVVGLVAASPAFAQDQAAPQSAATASTPQPSTDGEIIVTANKRSENINKVGLSITAVSGEALENRKVTSLEDIASVVPGLAFASSTANTPIFTLRGVGFNESSLGVYPAVSVYLDQTPLPFPVMASHTAFDLERVEVLKGPQGTLFGQNSTGGAINYIAAKPTSSFEAGGDISYGRFNQVDGNVFISGPITQNLRFRVAGTALHADDWQQSYTRNDKLGEQEYYAGRFLLDWTPADTVRFALNINGWRDKSDPQAQQLVLKFGQIPAFAKPELLSYPFAPNNARAADWSTGTLRPRADRKFFQAALRSDIDLSDNLTLTSLTSYDDYKQDQVTDGDGMNLIVFDLERNDGYIHSFNQELRLANDQSGTFRWILGANYEKSTTFENQVLRYIDSTNFNPNNLFINASGVTNKQKIENYAFFGNAEFKLTEELTLKGAARYTKSRNNANICGYAAGDGNVADLFNLLGSLLGSVPFTPIGNTDCYSLNENNVPGQPYVRTLEEDNVSWRVGLDYQVTPQTLVYANASRGYKAGSYPSLAAATYTALSPVTQESVTAYEAGVKTQLFDRMVSLNFAAFYYDYRDKQIRGKTPDPIFGILDVLVNVPKSRIQGAEADVTFRPVEGLTIAAAGTYLDSKVKRYTGVNVIGVNNDFNGDPLPFTPKWSGSLNVDYKVEMPDGGAPFFGFTIASRSASDATLGGRRITFPASPATILKPGVDYIYKINGYTTVDGRVGYVARDERWRVSLWAKNIFNAYYWTNVIPANDSSARFAGRPATYGVTVGFNFK from the coding sequence ATGAAGACGAATTTTTCACGGCTGATGCGTTCGGCGGGCGTGGTCGGGCTGGTCGCGGCCAGCCCTGCCTTCGCGCAGGATCAGGCGGCGCCCCAATCGGCCGCCACCGCATCGACACCGCAACCATCGACCGACGGTGAAATCATCGTGACCGCCAACAAGCGGTCGGAAAATATCAACAAGGTCGGCCTGTCCATCACAGCGGTATCAGGCGAAGCGCTCGAAAACCGCAAGGTCACCTCGCTGGAAGATATTGCCAGCGTCGTGCCGGGCCTCGCCTTTGCATCGAGCACCGCCAATACGCCGATCTTCACCTTGCGCGGCGTGGGTTTCAACGAAAGCTCGCTGGGCGTCTATCCGGCGGTCAGCGTCTATCTCGACCAGACACCGCTGCCTTTCCCGGTAATGGCCAGCCATACCGCTTTCGACCTGGAACGGGTGGAAGTGCTCAAGGGACCGCAGGGCACGCTGTTCGGCCAGAATTCGACAGGCGGCGCGATCAACTATATCGCCGCCAAGCCAACATCCTCATTCGAGGCTGGCGGCGACATCAGCTATGGCCGGTTCAACCAGGTGGACGGCAATGTCTTCATCAGTGGACCAATCACGCAAAATCTGCGCTTTCGTGTCGCCGGAACGGCGCTGCACGCCGACGACTGGCAGCAAAGCTACACCCGCAACGACAAGCTGGGCGAGCAGGAATATTATGCCGGACGCTTCCTCTTGGACTGGACGCCTGCCGACACGGTGCGCTTTGCGCTGAACATCAACGGGTGGCGCGACAAGTCCGATCCGCAGGCGCAACAACTGGTGCTCAAATTCGGCCAGATTCCCGCCTTTGCCAAGCCTGAACTGCTGAGCTATCCGTTCGCGCCCAACAATGCGCGGGCAGCCGATTGGTCGACCGGCACGCTTCGCCCGCGTGCGGATCGCAAATTCTTCCAGGCGGCGCTGCGCAGCGACATCGACCTGAGCGATAATCTGACGCTGACGTCGCTGACATCCTATGACGATTACAAGCAGGATCAGGTCACCGACGGCGACGGCATGAACCTGATCGTGTTCGATCTGGAACGCAATGACGGCTATATTCATTCCTTCAATCAGGAACTGCGTCTGGCCAACGACCAGTCCGGCACCTTCCGCTGGATATTGGGTGCGAATTATGAAAAGAGCACGACCTTCGAAAATCAGGTTCTGCGCTATATCGACAGCACCAACTTCAATCCCAATAACCTGTTCATCAACGCCAGCGGCGTGACCAATAAGCAGAAGATCGAAAATTACGCCTTCTTCGGCAACGCAGAATTCAAGCTGACCGAAGAACTCACGCTCAAGGGCGCGGCGCGCTATACCAAGAGCCGCAACAACGCGAACATCTGCGGCTATGCGGCGGGCGATGGCAATGTCGCCGACCTGTTCAACCTGCTCGGATCGCTGCTGGGCAGCGTGCCCTTCACCCCGATCGGCAACACGGACTGCTATTCGCTGAACGAAAACAACGTGCCCGGCCAGCCCTATGTCAGGACGCTGGAAGAGGATAATGTCTCGTGGCGCGTTGGCCTGGATTATCAGGTAACCCCGCAGACGCTGGTCTATGCCAACGCATCGCGCGGGTACAAGGCCGGTTCCTATCCCAGCCTGGCAGCCGCGACCTATACCGCGCTTTCGCCTGTGACGCAGGAATCGGTCACGGCCTATGAGGCAGGCGTAAAGACGCAACTGTTCGATCGCATGGTCTCGCTCAACTTCGCGGCTTTCTATTATGATTATCGCGACAAGCAGATCCGCGGCAAGACGCCGGACCCGATCTTCGGTATTCTCGACGTGCTGGTCAATGTGCCCAAATCGCGCATTCAGGGGGCAGAGGCCGATGTCACCTTCCGCCCGGTCGAAGGGCTGACGATCGCAGCGGCGGGCACCTATCTGGACTCCAAGGTGAAGCGCTATACGGGCGTAAACGTGATTGGCGTGAACAATGATTTCAACGGCGATCCGTTGCCGTTCACGCCCAAATGGTCGGGTTCGCTGAACGTCGATTACAAGGTCGAAATGCCCGATGGCGGCGCGCCCTTCTTCGGCTTCACCATCGCCAGCCGCAGCGCGTCGGATGCAACCCTGGGCGGTCGCCGGATCACATTCCCGGCATCGCCCGCGACGATCCTCAAGCCTGGGGTCGATTATATCTACAAGATCAACGGCTATACGACGGTCGATGGTCGCGTCGGCTATGTGGCGCGCGACGAACGCTGGCGGGTCAGCCTGTGGGCCAAGAATATTTTTAACGCCTATTATTGGACCAACGTCATCCCTGCCAATGACAGTTCCGCCCGGTTTGCCGGCCGGCCTGCGACCTATGGCGTGACGGTTGGTTTCAACTTCAAATAA
- a CDS encoding phosphotransferase family protein codes for MSDTLAARPVLDIDIWDRDDMEPRVREILDRTVRDRVKGPYAARTEAQVVAMLENYFAVTEGLEDITISDVARMAGGASKEQFAFLLRHKGDETGEKLVLRMDPLEAISQTCRGREAQVHVAFADVLPVASVRSVDADGDILGQPAIILGFVEGVTEPTQGTGHGFSGIGTRYDDWAAKLAPQFIDALAQVHRFDWRTVDLSYYAAPQPGTRQAAIWQVNWWSQVWWDGVVQPVAMVTYAERWLRENAPVCDQPVMCHSDLRLGNFMFEEPSGKFTAVLDWELAHIGDFHEDIAWAIQRLFGTWTDDGIFLVCGLIARDEFLRAYEAASGNRIDPVKLRYYEVLNAYKCAVIDLGQAMRAATESNNHQDIILTWLGSAGAVFLEQLVTLIREA; via the coding sequence ATGTCCGACACGCTCGCCGCCCGTCCGGTGCTGGACATCGACATCTGGGACCGCGATGACATGGAGCCGCGTGTCCGGGAGATACTCGACCGGACCGTGCGCGACCGTGTGAAGGGACCATATGCGGCCAGGACCGAAGCGCAGGTCGTCGCCATGCTGGAAAATTATTTCGCGGTAACCGAGGGGCTGGAGGACATCACCATATCCGACGTTGCGCGGATGGCAGGTGGTGCATCGAAAGAGCAATTTGCGTTTCTGTTGCGGCACAAGGGCGACGAGACGGGCGAAAAGCTGGTACTGCGCATGGACCCGCTCGAGGCGATTTCGCAGACCTGCCGGGGGCGCGAGGCGCAGGTGCATGTTGCGTTCGCCGACGTCCTGCCGGTCGCATCAGTGCGCAGCGTGGACGCTGATGGCGACATATTGGGCCAGCCTGCCATCATCCTTGGTTTCGTCGAGGGCGTGACCGAACCGACGCAGGGCACGGGCCATGGCTTTTCCGGTATCGGCACCCGTTATGACGATTGGGCGGCCAAGCTGGCACCGCAATTCATCGACGCGCTGGCACAGGTGCACCGGTTCGATTGGCGCACGGTCGACCTGTCCTATTATGCCGCGCCGCAACCCGGCACGCGGCAGGCGGCGATCTGGCAGGTCAACTGGTGGTCGCAGGTGTGGTGGGACGGCGTGGTACAGCCTGTCGCCATGGTCACCTATGCCGAACGATGGCTACGCGAAAATGCGCCGGTCTGCGATCAGCCGGTGATGTGCCACAGCGACCTGCGGCTGGGCAATTTCATGTTCGAGGAACCCAGCGGCAAGTTCACCGCTGTCCTCGACTGGGAACTGGCGCATATCGGGGATTTTCATGAAGACATCGCCTGGGCCATCCAGCGCCTGTTCGGCACCTGGACGGACGATGGCATTTTTCTGGTGTGCGGGCTAATCGCGCGGGACGAATTTCTGCGCGCCTATGAAGCGGCATCGGGCAACCGGATCGATCCGGTCAAGCTGCGCTATTATGAGGTGCTTAACGCCTACAAGTGCGCGGTGATCGACCTGGGTCAGGCGATGCGGGCGGCCACCGAAAGCAATAATCACCAGGACATCATCCTGACATGGCTGGGTTCGGCAGGGGCCGTCTTCCTGGAACAACTCGTCACGCTCATTCGGGAGGCCTGA
- a CDS encoding phosphotransferase family protein → METPRVRDSDVDIWDRSEMESRIRHILERTVRLRATGPYRPKSDAQVTAMLTGFFAAKGLDEIAISDVERMSGGASKEQFAFTLHHRASAHPERLVLRMDPLEAIAQTCRGREGEIQRIMGHYMPVAPVRWFDADGDLLGQPAVILEFVRGVTQPSEGGAAGVSGMGGRLGSLIDRLAPQYIDALAKTHRFDWSRAYLRYFDAPRGGSNQAAIWQVNWWSQVWWDCLVEPVPVVTLAERWLREHAPTCDAPMLVHGDLRMGNFMFEEPSGQFTAVLDWELAHIGDFHEDIAWTMQKLFGAWGDDGRFLVSGLLTREDFIARYQAASGNRIDPVRLHYYEVLNAYKCAVMDLGQAMRASVASNNHQEVVLTWLGSAGAVFLNDIIQLIRRA, encoded by the coding sequence ATGGAAACCCCGCGCGTGCGCGACAGCGACGTGGACATATGGGATCGTTCCGAGATGGAGTCGCGCATCCGGCACATATTGGAGCGCACCGTCCGCTTGCGCGCCACTGGTCCCTATCGCCCAAAGTCCGATGCGCAGGTTACGGCGATGCTTACCGGCTTCTTTGCGGCCAAGGGGTTGGACGAGATCGCGATCAGCGACGTCGAGCGTATGTCGGGCGGCGCTTCGAAGGAACAGTTTGCCTTCACCCTGCACCACAGGGCCAGCGCGCATCCTGAACGCCTGGTGCTGCGCATGGACCCGCTGGAGGCGATCGCCCAGACCTGCCGGGGGCGGGAGGGTGAGATCCAGCGGATCATGGGCCACTATATGCCGGTCGCGCCGGTGCGCTGGTTCGATGCCGATGGCGATCTGCTGGGGCAGCCCGCCGTCATTCTGGAATTTGTGCGCGGGGTGACGCAGCCCAGCGAAGGCGGCGCGGCGGGCGTGTCCGGCATGGGCGGGCGTCTGGGCAGTTTGATCGACCGGCTGGCACCACAATATATCGACGCACTGGCCAAGACGCACCGTTTCGACTGGTCGCGCGCGTATCTGCGCTATTTCGATGCACCGCGCGGGGGCAGCAATCAGGCGGCGATCTGGCAGGTGAACTGGTGGTCGCAGGTGTGGTGGGATTGCCTGGTCGAGCCGGTGCCGGTGGTGACGCTGGCCGAACGCTGGCTGCGCGAACATGCGCCCACGTGCGACGCGCCGATGCTGGTCCATGGCGATTTGCGCATGGGCAATTTCATGTTCGAGGAACCCAGCGGCCAGTTCACCGCTGTCCTGGACTGGGAACTCGCCCATATCGGCGACTTCCATGAAGACATTGCCTGGACCATGCAGAAGCTGTTTGGCGCCTGGGGCGATGATGGCCGCTTTCTGGTCAGCGGCCTGCTGACGCGCGAAGATTTCATCGCCCGGTATCAGGCTGCGTCGGGCAACCGGATAGATCCGGTCCGGCTACATTATTATGAAGTGCTCAACGCCTATAAATGCGCGGTCATGGACCTAGGGCAGGCGATGCGCGCATCTGTCGCCAGCAATAATCATCAGGAAGTCGTGCTGACCTGGCTGGGGTCTGCCGGGGCCGTCTTCCTGAACGACATCATACAGCTGATACGGAGGGCTTGA